Within Rhipicephalus microplus isolate Deutch F79 chromosome 9, USDA_Rmic, whole genome shotgun sequence, the genomic segment AGTTAGTGGAGAACGGTTACAGTAAGTGGAGAAGGTTACACCATCAGTGCGACACTTTTGTAACTACCGGGTCGCCGAAGCGATGTCTCTAGTCATGTGCAAACGGACGCGGCCATGCGACGGGTGGGCCGCACGTTTTAAGCTCGGAAATTAGTCACACTAATGACAAACAATACCGAAGTGCTCTGGAGTGATATGACTTTCTTTCAAAACGTTACGGCTGTTGAATCAGAATGACGTACGTCACTaggctttctctctttctcaaataccccccacacacgcacgcacacacacatctaAGTGACTGCCAAGCTTTGCAGTCAGCATTGCGTTTTCCTTTTTGACTTCAAGGCAACATGCCGTTAAATGTAACCTACGAAGCTTGTGAGAGTTCGTACGATGCATTGACGCCTATTGGCACACGCGACGTAACGCCATGAACAAATGAAACTCGAGCAAGAAGTGAACTAGGCTTCGCGGGTGGTTCATCGAGAGCGCTATCTCGGAACACTCATTGTATGGTTTATTAATTTGTTTATTCACAGTATACGCCGAATCTGAGTGAGACATGTAATAACATTGAAATACGAATACATAATAAAATGCGAAAGGGTCGTTGAGGCATCACATTTAGCTTGCAATCTGAAATCGCGCTCGAATAGACGCAGAGGCGTGGCCAAGAACTGTGTAATTCGTTCCCAAAACTTGTTCGCATTCCAGCAGTCTCATTTGCAGTACTTATGTCtatgtgcttcgagttgtcgatcAATTCGCCCTTGCGCTGTCAACTGCGAACTTCCTAGTTAGCCCAAATGTTAGAGCGACCGCCCCCGAGAGACCCCGGCTTCATACcccggaccaggacgaatttttcagCAAATAGAacctttctttctgagaaatccgcacggatttccttgtggcttcttGCTACTAACGGGTGGTTGTCTTCCTTCCCTTAACCCTTTCGCCACCTTGTAAGTTTCCGCGGAACTCATTAGCAATACTCAAGGCCGGGCtcgactgcacctgcgcgcgcatCTTTGGAGCGatcgcgcaggtgcagtctagcccggccgtggaatACTTATGACTGAATGTGCAGTGAGCATGAACGCTCACCATTCCGGTGCGGGTGGGCGGCCCGTCCCAGGGGATGTCGTAGGCCTCCTCCGTGTTCTGGCTGTTGCGGCCGTGCTCCATGGTGGGCGCGTACGAACCGCGGGCGTACTGGCTCACCAAGGGGGTGCCTGCGCCAAGGTCTCGAAGTCGGTAAAAAAAAATCGTCGTTGCCTAAAGGATcgcccgagaaaaaaaaatgggagcaGCTACGAAATAGTGGTACAAAGATTAAGGAAATTAAGGCAACAGTATTCCTGGTGGCCTTATTCTCTCCCTTTCTACCCCTCGCATTATTCCTCCTCACCTTCACTTGCCCTACTAAACCTATGCATGGCTACGCTGTATTTTACACTCTCCCTTCCCGCTTTCCTTCTTCAGCCTCGCTTCCCTTTCTCACCTCCGTGCTGTACTATAACTACATGAATGTGCATATGATTCACTCTATCACCTCCTCCTCAAGATATCATCCACCCCTATTTTCCTTTCGCACCCCTTGCTACACTAAACGTGGCTGTGCCGTGCTTTACCCTCTCCCCATTCTTTCCAACCTCCTCACTCTCAGTTCTAGTCCCCACATCCTGTTAAACTGTTGTATACTATGCTATGCTTCCGCCTCGCTTTGTCCAGCTGCACTGAGCTTTAAGCGGTCCCTGGCCACGGCTGTAACAGCGCCAATGTTAATATAAAGGAAAAAAGAGTGTTAAAGGTTATGAGGAGAACAGAAAGAGATGGTACGTATGTACCATAACCGCGTAGCACAGTTTTTTTCGCCTAGAAGGTGCGACGGTGAACTATAGGAACAACATTGAGGTAGTAAAGTTGGTGCAGACAGCAGGAAGAACTAGGCGTGAAGAGATGAGTGTTAGTAAGCGGTGAGTAGTAAAAGCGTTTGGTGACCGAGCCGAGCGATGACTTCTCAAGCTGCGAGCAGCAAGTCAGTGGCGGTTAGTGTGGCGAAGGCGGACAGAGCAGTTGTTAGGAAAGCCTCCTGGAAGCGTGCGCAGTCGTGGCGACAGGCAGTTAGCTGATGCTGCGTTCGTTCCTTACCTGGGGGTAGCTTACAGTCGCCATAGTATTCGGAGGAACCGTACACTTGCAGGTATGCGTCTGGAAATGCGCACAAACGGGGCGTCAGTCGCAAATGTGGCAAACTTTATTGTGCGCAAACACTGCACTTTTTTGTATATTGCCACGCCTCGCGATAACGACTAATTTGTTTAAGGCTTCTGGAACGAAACAGTTGGCAAGAATCGTTTATGTTTTCAATCAACAGGATCCTTTGTACACTTCTATTGAGTACATACGGCTTGCCATGCCCCTATGTTTCTTCAAAAAGCAGAACTTCTTTATTGAGCATCGGCAGATACTACTTTCTTTCACGGCCCCGCACGGGACAGTTGACGCACCAAGGTTTGTTGAATGCGCGTATATACGTCTCAGTGAATACATATACATAACCTTTCTGAATTTCTGAACTCTTATCTGGTGTGGGTCTCCGTGGTGCGAGGAGACTCTTGGGTAAAATTAGGacgccgcagcgcccgcagcagACGCGAACAAAGCGAGCCGACCAATGTTGTAACGTGACTAGAGCATAATTTGTTTTGAAACTTCTAATGAACAATCTTGAAGATTGTAATGTGACGTTCCCTctcactgttttctttttcttcccgcTACAGGAGGAGCATACCACGTGACGATGACGTCTATCGTGCAACGTTTCACACTGCTCACTGACGCCGCGCCTCGAGACTCGATCGTGGCGTTTTTCTACGGATTGACCGCCTCCTTGCCTCCACGCAACCTCCTTGCCGTGGACGTTCAACCGACTGCGGAGCTCCTCGAGGTTCGGAGGATCTGCTCCCTGAACGTCATGGCCAAGCCCCCCACGGACAACACCTGCGTGGGTGTCGTCTACGGGGTCGACGAGTACTTGGATGCCACTGACATCGCCGCAAACATCGACTTGGCCGTTCCGGTCGTCTCGTGTACACGCCGTGGCTGGTGTGTCATTATCACTTTCGAGGGAACAACCGTACCATCGAAGGTTTTCCTCTTCAAACTGTGCAGTCCGGTCCGTCCGCGCCTGCCCCGGCCCCTGTAGTCTGCCCGTTTCGGCCACGCCACGAACACCTACCTACTCGCGAGACGAGCGCTGTCTCCGATGTAGTGGCAGCCACCCCAAAGCACCGTGCCCTGCGGATCGCTCTCGCTCTATTAACTGCAGCGGCACCCATCCCGCCAACGAGCCGCGCTGCCCTTACTGGCAGGTCCAGCGGAATGCCGCCGTCATCATTGCCTCTTCGGATGACCTCGTAACGCGCCGTCAACCGTTGGAGAAGGCTTGGACTGATAAACATCAACAAGCGTGGCAGTGTGCCGTTCGTCAAGGGTCCCCTTTCGCGACGCTTTCGTCGGTGGCGGCCGAACCGCTTCGGATAACGCCCCCCACCCCTCCACGAGGCGCCCCTCCGGCCTCGTCAAGTGAAACCACGGCATCACCCTCTCCCCCTCTTCACCAGCTTCTTCTGCCGACCCGAAGGATGCGGTGATGGCGGTCCGTGCCGTGCTTGTTGTGCTGCCGGCTGACTCACCGGTGCGTGGACATTGTGCTGCAGCGCTTGCTGCGCACGATGCCGGGGATATAGCCGGTGGCATTTCGACCACATCGAGGCCATTGGGACTCGCACATGTGAGTTAAACAGaactcttactttttttttttcgtgcctgagcttttcactCAGGTGAGTGTTTTGCGCACTCCCGTTCTTTAATACGCCTCTTCTACTCATCAACTGCTGATaattacagcgcgagaacagcaCGATGACAAAGACACAAGCAGGACACGAgcgctttgtcgtcgttctgttctcgcgctgtaactatcgtcatgtcatacaaactagcccaaactgccacactcatcaactgcgccgtgctccctaccgggctacAGAAATTGgatgccttcttcctcttctaaacACTACGACCACCATCTTTTTCGGCGAATATTGTTCTCCGGCCTTCTCAGCGGCTTTTCAAGACGGTTGCAAGTTCTCGCGGCTGTTTAGGAGCGCGCTGTGCGAGGCGtacgaaagtgtttttttttttgttttttacctcCCTCTTTTACCGCACTTTCTTTTTCACCCCCTTTTGCCTCCCCCAGTGCGCTACCGCTGAGGTGTTGTCCCGTTAGAGAGACAGTTGCGGGGTGCACTTTTTTCTTCATACCCAAATTTTAATACCACTACCCCCCCGACATTCTAGGATTCAAGTTTTGTTGTTCATACGTTCGTCTTGTCCGCAGCGTGGCGCAAAACTCTGGCGGTGTTTCACGCAACGGTGTCATTGCAGCTCAGCCGAAGATGCCGTAAGTCCGACGGTTTGAATTAGCGCTCAAACCGACATTAGCTCAATTCCGCATTGACCCAACTCCACTTTTCCTTTGAAAACACCGCAATGGGACACTGGTGCTtacgctttttttgttgtttatggCGGTATGCATTTGGTATGGATGACAAAGCGCTCTTGGTAAGTTAAGTCAGAGAGGCCCGCAGTGGTAAGTTTATACATGGCGCACTTTCGCGGAAATGCGAGCGCTATAGGAAAGAACAACTCAGGACGCTGGACGACAAAGTCCAGTGGCTTGATAATCAGTGCCAGTTATTTGCTCATCGGTTGTGGGCATCGCCGCCACGTCTCGAATGACGCGTGAGGGTCTGTGAGAATGAGCTCTTCGAAATGAGCTATAGGGAGTTTACAAGAAAGTGCAGTATAAGTTGGAAATGCGAGATACCAACGTTTGAACTGATTTAGTGTCAAATGATCAAACGTGCGAGAAGAGTGGGGCGTGTTCTCCCAGGAGTTATATCAAATGTCGGCTTCGACGCTACTCAAAAGCAGCTGCAGTCAACGCCTGCTGCTCACTAGATTTCGGCCGAGTTCGCTGATGCAAGccataactagaaaaaaaaaacaagcttcagACCTGTATGGCGTTCAAGCCGATAACAAACAAGTGGAATATCGGTTTCCAGATCGCGATTCTAAACGAGAGTCATCATAAGGTCGCAGTCATTGGCGCTTAGCAAGTTGTCGTGTTGTGGGTATGCAGCGGGGTTAAAAGTCGTTCGTGGCTCCGACTCTTAGTCTAGAGACGGTGTCTTCCGCTTATCGAATACTTCTGTGTGCTCCCCGTTTCATTGCagtagcaattacatggacagtgtcggctgtttttttgtttttttttttcactagataTATGAATGCAAtcacgtatatgtatgtatacatatacggggaAGTATGCGCTAGCCTCCGCTCTCTGCGGAGCGAACATGGCATTTCCGGTCTCGCGGTGGTCTGCCCGCGCGTTCATCTCGTGAATGAGCAAGAGgtgggttgggggggggggggagggagcgcTTACGGGTGCCACGCTATCGCAGCAACGATCAGCGCGCGCCTTGTGTCCCCAGGAGTGGCCGTGTCCTcatacaccagcgttttgtagatatACGTGAGACCGGTTCTGAATGAGTTGACTACCggcctcacttcgtataacattgaAATTTGTCACTATCACATCCATTGCTTCACATTTTCGGTGAAAATGATTTTGTGCAATCATCCCTGCCGCAGTCGTGAACAGCACTTGACAACATGCGCACCAGTATACAAAGCCACCAAGAACGCGTCTTGAGACACAGCTATAGGTATCCAGTGGTTATGCACGTTTTGGTGGTTTTGTACCGTTTGCCATgagttattcgcgttcatctgcaactgggattacgtttcgtgcgtcatttgtgcgtgagaaacgcggggcacgcttGGATCTggttgccattcttcgcgtgaccttccgattcgttgctatcgcgttcattgattcgcctttgcggcaaagctgtgaccccccccccccccccgtagtctTTACGTGCATTAGGCGGGCAAAAAATGTGAAGCTCACTTAGACTTACTCATAAATATATTTCGCGCTAACGGCTCACTCGGACTCGAACTTGGAAAAATATTGATTACTCACACGGTCTCGCGAGAGtcgcggctcgatctgagtctgattGAGCCGAGTCACAAGTCCGTCAGCGCATAATCAGCCTTTTTGACCATGATGTCAATCCTCTTGACTGCCATtatctcacgtaatcggtgctcCGCTTGCCGCCATTTGATCTCGTACCTTAAAATGCGAGTTATCAGTGATTGGCAACCCAGTGCCAGCATTTTCATTGAAAGAGACGACTTCCACGCGATGTTCTTGTCACGAACTACCTGCCAAAGTGTTTGCAGGGGGTGGGGACATCAGGTCTCCTGCCCCGGCCTCCTCTTCCTCACCAGTAGCTTAcgtctctgatcaataaatattgagctgGTGTATAAACGCGAGCTTAGAGGTATGTTTGAGTATCAATGTAAGCCGACATAGCGTGGATTGTAACATCGCATTGGTCGGCAAAAACACGTTAAGCTCACTCACTCGGATTCATTCAAAAAACATATCTTGCATTTATGGTCCACTCGCCCTCAGACCTCCCAAACTCAAGCGGACTCATTGAGACTCGTGGTTCTATCTGAGACAGAGTGAGTCGGCTTACAAGTTTTTGCCGGCCCATGCTCACGAGCAAACTGCGAGTACGTTATGCGTGTTCGAGGGAGCAACATGCTTACTCTTCTGTATGATGGTGGCCCTCTTGAGGCACGCCCAGGCGATGACCACGGCGGTGATGATGACGGTGAAGGAGGCGGCCACGGGCACCACGAAGTAGGTGCGGTAGTAGAAGGGCACCTCACTTTCGGTCGTCACCTGCAGCGACCGGCCGTCTGGCGACACGGGAGAAAGAGGAAAGTTAATAATAATAAGTGCTGGGGATTAACGTCAAAAATAACGATATAGTTGTGAGGGACGCCGTACGGAAAGGCTTcgcggaaatttcgacgacccgGTGTTCGCCTAAATCGAAGTACACGACCCGGAAACATTCATTTtcacctccttcgaaaatgcgtccgccgcggccggaattcgatcccgcgattttCGGCTCCACAGTCGATCACCATAACCCACGAACCAGGGTGTTCACCACACTACTGTGGCGGGTAAAAAGGAATGTGGTGTCACTCTAGCGGAACACACGAACGTTGAGACTTCAGATGTGGACCCGAAACCGTTTGCAAGCCCACTGTGACTCCTTTTCACTCCTCGATTGCCGGTATTGATTCGCAGGACAATTTAACTGAAGAAAACGACCATGTTTTACGAAATTTCTGACGTATATATCGAGCGCGCTCTGCGAGATGCGGCAGTTTTGATGTTTATTTCATTCTCCAAGCGGAAATACATTCATGCGTTTTCAGCCAGTAATTCTCGTCTTTTACAAAGGGCCTCAGCGAACGTGATTACAAGGTGGCGTTAACTGTGTTTACCGAGAAATCCCTAGAAATACGAGGAGCCTTATCATCCACTTTGACTGTATACAGTTAGTTCAGTAggaagcgccccgccgcggtggtctagtggctagggtagtcggctgctgacccgcaggtcgcgggatcaaatcccggctgcggcggccgcatttctgatgagggctaaaatgtcgtaggcccgtgtgctcggatttggacGCACACTAAAgcacccaaggtggtcgaaatttccggagccctccactacggcgtctctcataatcatatagtggttttgggactttattCAGTAGGAAGCGCTTCAATTACCAAACATCATTCAAAGACATTCTGCTGCAGACGTCACGACGACACATCCTGCGCCCGATGACGACAATTTTGTCACTAAAATTGACAAGACAGTGATTCAACCTTTCTATCTTTCGTGTTTGTTGAGTTTGATGCAAAATAGAGCACATATTGGAGCTTAAGTGATGACGTCATGCTGGTACATTTTCAaaggcgcaagggcaactcaggccaaagatcCCTAAACGCAGCCCAAAACGAAGTCGATTTGCGGTCGTAAGGGGGTTAGGCTCAACCTGCCACGTGACAGCGTATACACGGCTACAGAGGCTCACCGGAGAGGTGCGTGACGGCGGGCAGGTTGTGCGAGAAGTCTCCTCGGCCGTACATGTTGTACGCGGCCAGCCGGAAGTTGTAGCGTGTCCCGGCCCGCAAGTCCCTCAGCGTCACGGTGTCCTTGTTTCCCGGAATGTGCAGGTCCGCCTTGTCCTCCTCGTCCGTGCCGTACTGCACCAGGTACTCTGCGACGACACGCGATTACCATTGCAGACACACTCACTGCACAGTACAGCGCCTTTACAACGAAATGACTTTCATAACGAAATCTTTCGCTAGGTCTTAAAATACAGGTCGAGTGAAGGAGAACCTCTGTTTATTGCAGCCCATGTGACACAATGTATCGACTCCTAAATCCACCGCCATTTTTCATTCAGCACGGATTAACCGATCCTGCCTGCACCGACAGGGATGCCCTTTTGAAGGCAAGATTCCGCGCCAGTGCTCAAAGCCGTAGGCACGGTGGGAGGAAGTTATACACAGTAGATTATATACGCATAAAAAAAATAACGGACGATCTTAAAGACATGTAATAAATGTAGCGTTACCATTCTACAATAAGCACAGGTCGCACATTTTGGCATGTGTATCAACTGGCACGTGGCAAGCGCCTCTGGAAACGTAGCCAGGTTACCCTCGCGAACGTTGGTCAGTGAATCTGTGAATAATTTCACACTCACGGATTACAGGCGAGGCCGGGTTCTGCAGAGTGTTCCAGTTGAGGCTTACGGAGGATGAAGTTATTCCGGTCACTCGCAGGCTCGGTACGGCAGGTGGGTCTGGAAGAAGGACAACAGTGGTGTCACGAGATATGAAGCGCGAGCGGCCCTATGGA encodes:
- the LOC119163142 gene encoding uncharacterized protein LOC119163142; its protein translation is MTSIVQRFTLLTDAAPRDSIVAFFYGLTASLPPRNLLAVDVQPTAELLEVRRICSLNVMAKPPTDNTCVGVVYGVDEYLDATDIAANIDLAVPVVSCTRRGWCVIITFEGTTVPSKVFLFKLCSPVRPRLPRPL